Genomic segment of Mauremys mutica isolate MM-2020 ecotype Southern chromosome 22, ASM2049712v1, whole genome shotgun sequence:
TGCTATAGAAATATAACCCACCACTGATAATCAAGGCACTAGTATGTTTTTCTTTCTCTAGAAAGAAAAAGCTAGAAAAAGCTACATTTCCAGGGACATGGTGCAAAAGCATCAATTCCCAAAGGGAGCGTGGCCTCTAAGAGACGTTGTCACGGATTATCTCATGCTGTCCACACCGTGGTTCTgttcctgccctgcccagtgctcctCCGTGAACCCCAACATCTACACTGAACCACTACCCTGGGATCCCCATGGGTCAGCACCCCCCAAAACGGGAAGCCAGAGTGTCTGTGGAATAGGAGTGGACTAGCTGCCTCTGCCTGGCAAAagtgaagggttaaaaacagatGCCTGTTGCCAAACTGCTGCAAGTTCAGGCCTGAGTTCAAGCCACATTCCTCCTCACAGTAATTCTAGACCAACCTGCAGAGATATCAGGAGCCTAGGTGCTGGGGGTTCTGCAGAACAAACACGAATGATAACGACTGGCCCCCTCTGGCACGTCCTGTCCCATGAGGTGTCCCTGCAGTAAGCAGCTCACCCACTAGGCTGGTCGCTCCAGGTTGGGGCAGGGCGGCAGGTGTGTTCagttcccctgctgctgcctagCTGTGAATTGATGACTTGGGTCTGCAAGAACAAACTTGCATGCACATGGGTAAAGCTGGGCCTCTTCCTATGCCCTGGCACACACTTCCTCACACTGGGGAGGGCTATGCAACACCTATCAAATTTCCTCCTCTGGCACAACACCCTGGGCACAGCTGTGAGGCCCTGCATGGGGGCTGCTGAGGAGAGCCATACGTGTACCTGAGACAGACACAGAGCTGGAAGGGCTCCTGGGGACTGCACCTCAAACAGCAGGTGGGGCACAGCCTGCCCTCTCTGACCCAGTAGCGAGCGGAGCATGTTTAGGGTCATAAATAACCCTTGGCACTAATATAGCATCTTTCCTCCAGGGATCTCCAGGCATTTCACAAATAGTAATCAACTCCCACAATCCCCAGAGGCAAGTCAACATGATCTCCCActggagaggggaaactgaggcacagaggaggggagtggcttCCCTAGGTCATACCCTCAGCTGCAGTGCAGGAAATAGGACCCAGGAGTTTTAGTGCCTGGCCCCTTGCTCTAAGCAGTAGATGTGCTCTCCATAGTGCATTGGAGCTAGGGAAAGGGTTTCCCTGTTGCCGGTTGTCATCTTTCCTGCCCTGTTTCTGCTCATGCTCATTTTCATTTCACCTTCTCCAAGGCCTTGCAGAAACTTTCCCCCAGCTTTGCAGCTCATTATAAAATCACTACTCTGTATTTCACTTGAGTTCTCTTGAAAATGACTCCCTTTCCACTTCCTATGGCAAACAGGAGCCAAGCCATTTTCATGGACCCTTTGCCTTCCAGCTTGCTTCTGCCCAAAACACTCCTGTGCGCTCTGTCCCAGGACATAACTCGTGGCTGTTGTGTGTGTGATGCAGCTGTTCAGCCACACACCACCTTCAGCACATTTTCTGACAGTGACCTAAACTGAGTGTTTGCACTGCAGCAAGGATGGTGGCAGGAAACAAATGTCCCatcatacaaacaaacaaaaaaccaccaatAAATGTGGTTTGTAGAagtgagagaaagggagagaataTTCTCAGAATAGCAACTGAGGGAAGTCTGGTGACATGCTGTGCAGAGTGGACTGGACAGGGACGGGGCTCTTTGAACTAGAAATGTACTCTGCTTTTGGACTGAGGACCTCTAGACCAGCTATGCTGTTGGTCTGCAGAGAGCAGCTGGGCACACGATGCTGGGATTCTCCCTTTGGTTCCAGATGTTCAGTTTCACAAAAGGTTCAGTCATTTCCAGCAAGGATGCTTGGGGATGTTGATGGGGAGGTGTCCCCAAGAGAACCTCTTGATGAGGATGTGGTTCCTACTATGGAAAAATCTGagagcccctgctccagccctctcATTATCAGCCTGCCTAGTCTCCTGTCTCTTGCCTCTAGTGCTGTCCTTTTGGGGAATGAGTACGTTATGGCACAGGCACCAGGCGGGCAAGGTTTCCCTCATGCTGCCTCTGGCAATGTGCCAGAGCACTGAGTTAAAGGGGCTCCCCCCTGGAGCGAGAGGGGAGTTTGGTCTCACGGTCCATTCAGTCCTGTGCCTGTCAGCAAGTCAGTGCCAGTCGTGACTGAGATTTCCTCCTGCCGTATGCAGGACTGggcactgggaactggactgagacatCCAATTGACTTCACACAGGCTGTAGAACATCAGACAGTAACAACTTCTGGTCCCAACCGCTGTGAGCTGGAAAGTGATTTACATTTCTCTAATACTGACAAGGGGGGAATTAGTGTTTGTGTCTGTCACGCTTCCTTGAGATGTTGCtgggaaaaaaatctcttcctGTTACCTTGTGTTTGTTGAGTGCCAGGGAAGGATGCCAGAGCCCTGTCCATGcaagccctgggctggggtggtTTGGAAAATGGTGTAATCTCTGGTTTAATGAGAACGCTTTTGgctaaggatctcaaagccctttacaaacattaacgaACTCAGCTTCACAGCccctagtacaaaagtttgagaaccagagGCCTAGTGGGATGGGTACACATAGACCCGTTTTGTAGAGGGACCCAATCCCTCTGAGCAAAAGGAACAGTGGCAGGTCTTGCGGGGCTCTGTATTGCTGCCATGGAGACTGCACCCTGTATATTGACTCTGCTTTGCCAGGGACGCGCTCTCCTGCTCTATGCTGTATGTAAATATCCTGGGGCAGACTTTCTTCTAGGAGCAATCTgcctaagaaaacaaaacaacaaccaaaaaaaaataagagGGCTGGTTCccagtgggaggaggagggaagctggGCGGAGTGATGATTGCTAcacagaggggaaaggaaaatCCGCCTGGTTTGTGCACAGAGGTGTGGTGGCTCCACTTTTAGTTCCCAGGCTGGGGCCACTCTGGGAGTGactcaggcaggagcagcaccccGTGTTGAGAGCCTGCcctggcagggagggaagggcagGACAAGGAGTTCTCGCTAGTGGCGTGTCTGGCTGTAGAACTCCTGGgagctcccttctcccccagttCGGAGAAGTTCCCTTATCTCCCTGCTCagtctctggactatggacttgcCTCCCCCTGTGCATGGCCCCAGCTGGATGGGGGCTGTGCTCTTCCTTGGAGGACAGCTCCTAGGTAAGGAATTATGCGGGCATTTCCCCCCTTGGCCTCAACTGCCTCCTTTGCTTTACCCTCCTGTTCTTCCCGTTCCCTCCCTCCTAAAGTCAGGGCCTGtagaattctggcatttcttcccGTGGCTGGGTGTCTTTTGGGGCTGATTTTGCTGAGAGCTACATGGGGTGACTGTGCTTATGGACACAGGTCCTGGACAAACAGGTTCAGGTGTGTTCCAGCTAGAGACGGAGGCCTGAGCATTCTGAGATCGGGTTACACGctctttcctctcctctggcctctcagtccctgccccagccaggacagAGGACTTTACGCTTTGAATTGCCCTGCTGCTTTCACCACTTTTGTTAAAAAGAGGATTATTAAAGAGACAGGTCAGGTTTCAGATCCACTGCAGCAATGTAACTCTGGAATAGATACCtcgacttcagtggaattttacAGGGTTTACATTCGCATAAGAGATCCAGAATTTGGTACATAGACCCTGGTTTTACATTGCTTCTGTCACTTCACTTCCAGCACTCGTGCATGCACACAGGCTTTTCTGTGATCTGTTGTGAAAAACATTTACACTTATTACAGCCCAAGTTTGCATTAAGGTGTTTTTTCAAAATGGTGGTTTTCACTTTGTTGCGAAAACTGATCTTTGCCAAAAAGAGATTAGCAAATGCAAAACCATGAACAAATCTTTGAGGTGTTCCTTCTTTTGAATGAGGTCCTGGTTTCAAGAAGAGGAACATCGCTGTGAAATGGCATGGGATTTTTTAGGCAATTGAGTGAGGAGGCTGCCAAGAGCACAGATTCCAGGGTTTTGAATTACATGCTGGATATTTCAGAGCCCCACCAGATTCTGCCGAATACGGTAGCGTAGAGGGTAACAGGAAACAAGCCCATAAGGCAAGGTGAGTCTGGGTGACCAGCTGCAGGTAAAGGCCGTTGCTGTGTGAAGCCCGCTGAGTTGTGCTGTATGGGCATTCCGGGTGCGTAACGCCTCTTTCCCTCAGCTCTAGTCTCGCCCATCTCTGGGCATTTTCCCATGCTGCCCACTTTGGGGGGGAGGAGTCTCTGTTCCTCCTCACAAGCCACTGTCTGCCCTCACTCAAACCCTCTTCTTCCAAGGTGCCCATAACAAGAGTGTATCATTGTTACGTAAAGATGTAAAGCAAACTCAACCCCCCCGAACCCCGGACTTCTGGATTCCCCAGTCTGTCACAGCATTGCCAACCACATGCATGTCAGGCCTCGGGGAGAAGATCAGAAGTTTGGGGTGCTTTTACCTGCCTTCTGGTGCTGGGGCAGAAGGGATGGTGTTTGTCAGGCTTCTCTCTGAAACCACAAGGGCTGGAAACTTTTCTTGTCAATGAAAGCCGAGATTTTCAGGTAATAACCTGATTCCAGCAGTTGGGCCTTTTCCAGAAACCGCCCCCCCCCATGTATAATGAGCCTTGAAATAACATTTCAAGAGTTGGCAGCACCGTGTCCTGCCTGCTCAGGGTCTGTCCTTTGTGTTCTccggggcagggactgacttTCTTTGTACCCTGTGCAGGGCAGAGCATAGTGTTGGCACTACATGAATTTAAGACGGGAGTAACAATGGCCCCACAGTTCTCTCACATTTCCCCCAATGCTGTGTGTGCTGTGTCCTCAAGCGATGGGATAAATCGGAGGCGGGGGTTGATGTCAGCCTTAACCCGGAGTTTCCTGATTGGTTTCATTGATGTCACCCTGCTGTCAGGGAGGTGTATTTAGGgaaggggtctattacaggagtaggtgggcGAGGTTCAcggcctgcaatatgcaggaggtgTCTGAGTGACCAGTCACTAAAGTCCTCTCTCCATGGGCCAAAAACGGTGGTTTTTTGCTTTTTCAATTGTTAAGCTAAACCTATTGAGCTAACTCAAGTGCAATCTCCCTTAACACCTCTATTGACATAGCTTAACCCTTTTAGCTTTGATTCTAGCAACTAGCTTGATTAGATTTTGAtatcacactggtgtaaattagaagTAATgtcacttgggcctggtctacgcttaagggttaggtcagcatagctccaGTGCTCCAGGCTATGGAAAAATTCACATACCTGAGCACTGTGCAATACAGACCTAACCCCGGTGTAGATGTGGCTAggtcatgaatggtgtggagaaagtgaataggaaagtgttctttaccccttcacataacacaagaaccagctGTCATgcgatgaaatgaataggcagcaggctgaaaacaaacataaggaagtactaattcacacaatgcacagtcaacctgtggaactccttgctgtgggatgttgtgaaggccaaaaatataactgagttcaaaaaggAATGACATAATATCAATGAGGATCATTTTATCGATGGCTactagctaagatggtcagggtcacagccccacactccaggtgtccctaagcctctgactgctagaagctgggactagacaacaggggttggatcactcaataattgctctgttctgttcattccctttgaagcacctgacactggccactgttggaagaccagATAGTAGGTTAAATGGACAATTGGTTGgatccaatatggccattcttatgttcttaggtaagcggaagaattcttctgttgacttagctGAATGATGGAAAACCCTCCTGTCATTGTAGGAGGTGCCTCCTACCACGTCGCTGCGGTGCTGTAGCTGTGGAGCGGTAGttcatgtagtgtagacatagtgaggctgtgtctacaccacaaacattacagtggcacagctgctgtAGTGCGGACAGttgctacagcaacagaaggggttttCTGTCACTGTACTGACGCCATCCCCTTGAGATGCAGTTGCAAGATCAATGGAACAATTCTTCTGTAGACCTTCTTTTAAAATGTCTGTCatggagttgcagtgctgtatATTGGTGCTCCGCAAACAgatgctgtgcacacacacaagtctCTCTGACTTTAGGCACTGCTGGGCGAGCATTGTTGTCTATAAATGTGGAAAAAGGGACCATTTCCAGTGCTCTCAACTACAGCAGCCCATGCCTCTTCAGTACAAAGCACTGGGGACCCAAAGCCATGTCTGGATCAAGCTCTCCTGCATTCCCGTACAGAAGTGCCGCCAAGCCCTACCCAAGGACAGAGGGAACCCTGAAGTCATCCTTGTGCAGTGTTTGTGTATCAGCTGATTAAGTCTgtgaagcactttgggatccttcaggttCCATACACACAAGATCATTGTCAATTAAATCTATCCCTTGGTGTAATTTATTAACAGGAGCTGATAGGGCAGGCACTAGCCCAGATTGAGTGGACAGGgcttctggtttttgtttttaactgataAACTTTGATAAAAgacccctgacacacacacaatgaaactGGTGTTTATTCACAAACATGGAAACACACTGGAAATGGTTACCTGTATCTAGAGGCAGTTACTTGTATCTACTTGTATTACTTGTTACTTgtattaatgggcagcaggtttaaaacaaataaaaggaatttcttcttcatgcagcgcacagtcaacctgtggaactcctcgcctgaggagattgtgaaggctagcactgtaatagggtttaaaagacaactagataaattcatggtggctaagtccataaatggctattagccaggatgggtaaggaatggtgtccctagcctctgtttgtcagagggtggagctggatggcaggagagagatcacttgatcattacctgttaggttcactccctctgggacacctggcattggtcacggtcgtagacaggatactgggcaggatcagggccggtactaccattaaggcgaacgaggtggttgcctagggtgccaagatttgggggcgccaaaaagcggtgcccccaattttttttacagcggttcctccccgagcgcgtgtttgctgctccacttctcccgcctcccaggcttgcaatcagctgtttggcgccgcaagcctgggaggagaattagagcggggcagcgtgctcggggaggatgtggagcagaggtgagctggggtcgggaggtgctgcacggctcccgggggcagggggggagctgccgcgggggtgggggcgcttcagggtggagggggggtggggtggggagctgccgcagggctggaggagggggcggggggacgcAAGgcggaagtttcgcctagggaacgaaacttccttgcaccggccctgggcaggatggacctttggtctgacccagtacggccgttcttatgtgagGGCTCGTCTGCACAGTAGGGTAGTGCGCTCTACACAGGGGTGCTTTCTAAAGAACATCAGTGTGTTGCACATCATTAGACCCTGCCGGGGCACACTAAAGGTttcctagtgtgctttaatgtaaTGCTGTTTAACTGTATTAaattaaagtgcactagggaacattacaaagatTACTGGTTATAGTATATACACACTAAGAGAGCCCTGAAACCCCTCCCCGCAATTTTTGGACATCTACATAAAACTCAAATTGCTAAAAATACGCCCCCCCATGAAATTAATAAGCCCCCCAAAACAGAAGCCCTAAGTGTGGACCAGAAAGGGTGAGGCGCTATCTTCTAGACTGTacctgctttttaaaatttccatCCCCTGTTTTTCCTGCAGCACTCTGGCCTGTGGCAGCTGTGGAAGTTCACACTTCCAGGGAAGTAGAGGCTCTGAATGGGACCAATGTGCGCTTAAAATGCACCTTTACCAGCTCCAGCCCTGTTAGCCAGCGTGTGACGGTGACCTGGAACTTCCGGCCCCAGGGAATGAACTCTCCTGAGTCTGTAAGTGGGACCTTTATGCTCCAGTTGAGCGATAAGGTATTGCTCATACAAGCCTCTCCCCATGCATAGAATCTGCTGCAGTGGGAGTGTAACAAACAATAGAGGGCGTGAGTGTGGGTGGGGACTACAGATTAGCAGAGGCATGTGGGGTAGGTGACTCTGACTAATCCCCTCTGCAGTGAATGTTGGTTTCAGGTCCTATCTTTGCTGGCCATCGAACCTGGCTGGAGGAACCATTTTTAGGTCGCTCCGGCGTGTATGGTTAAACACCGGGGGCAAGCGCAGCTGCACCTGCTCACATCGCAGCCTGCTTTGGTCCTGTGTCCCTGCCGAAGTCACAGGTCTGGCTTGTGACTTTGCCTGGCCCACAGTGGGAGGGGAAGTACGTCAGCAAGGGCCATGGTTCAATGCACGTAACACTGCTTCAGCACTGGTGTCAGGAGAGGGCCAGCCTGACCTGGTGTGCCCCAGGAGGGATCCCCCCCAGGGGTCAGACGGCCTCTGAGCTCTGCTGGGAGTGGCTGACGCAGCACAGCTCCTGCCCGCCTGAGCCATGCACCTTCTCCAGCCTGTGCTAGCTTGGGGCCTTGCTGGCTCCCTACAGGCCCCTGGTGGATGTGAAGTTGCAGCTGCTTTCAGAGGTGAGAAaatggggtcagggtgcagggcacCTGCAGCCACGGTGAAGGAGATATCAACAGGGGAGGGAGAATTTAAGGGGGACGTATCCCCTCAGTCCCATCCcaccatcagggccggctccagggtttttgccgccccaagcatcccctcccatgcaaaaaaaaaagccgcgggagctctactgccgccgcttcagtcttcgacGGCGGGttcttcgctccaagagggagtgagggacttgccgccgaagagccggacgtgccaccccttccccgtggccgccccaagcacctgcttgctgggctggtgcctggagccggccctgcccaccatGCTTGTCGAGGCTTCTTTGCATGGCTGCTTTCCATCCATGCTGCCTCTCTTGCCCCCCAGCCTGAGATGGAGACACCAGGATCACTGTCCTGCCCGTATTATAAATGCTTTGAGCACTTGCAGAATGGGCTTGAGCACAATTCCAGACAGGCAGGTTCCTCCTCTGCAGGGCAGGCGCAGCCTCACGCTGCACAGTAATGATGAAGCTTCCTCTCACTCTGACCCTCTAGGTGCTCTACTACTATGAGGAGCCCTATCCCCCAACCAGTGGGCGGTTTAAAGAGCGAGTCACCTGGGACGGGAACATCGACCGGAACGATGCTTCCATCGTCGTCTGGAACTTGAATCCCACTGACAATGGGACGTTCACTTGCCAGGTGAAGAACCCGCCAGATGTTGATGGCACGATTGGCGAAATCCAACTCCGTGTTGTGCAGCAAGGTACGTGGCCTGGGGCACTGTCGTGGTCAATATGAAGGTAGCTGTACAGGGAACTGGCACAAGGGGATGATCTCCCCCCATGTGTGGGGGAATGCACGAAGGGAAAGGGATTACCAAGGTATCAGGAAAGTAAATTAATGCAATAAGGGATGTGGGTGAGGGAGTTCCCGACTCCAAGCCCCCCTCTCTTTCACCTGTTTCTCTTCTGTGCAGTGCATTTCTCGGAAATCCACATCCTGGCTCTGGTTATAGGGTCTGCCTGTGCTCTGATGATCATTGTGGTGATAATGGTAGTTGTCTGGCGACACTATCGGAACAGACGAGGGCAAGAGAAGAGCATTGAGATGGTGGAGACAGAACTGTAAGGACAGGGGCTTCTGGGAAACCTCAAAATGTCTTCGTAGGGGTCTGGCCAGTGCCTAGTATGGGGCAGCCAGGAGTCTCTAGTGCAAAACCTACCATCAACTGGCAATAATGGGCCCCTTTGTTGGTAGTCACACCAGGGAGCTCACAGAGTAAATGAGCTCCTCTTACCCCTGGAGCGGGTCCATCAAGTCAGGATAGAAGCCAAGTGTGgcggtgtctgtgtgggggaagCCTGCTCTGCGTGTTCTAAGGGTAAGCACAGCAGTGGAGTGGTGGCAGAGGATATGACCTGTGTGATTAGGAGAAACACTAGCTTCTGTTTGCTAAACCAAGGGGTACATCAAACACTCATTACTTTCTGATCAAGTGTAACTACAGCTCTGAATGAATTTAACTAGCTTCTTTGCTAGAAGGGAGCAGGAAAGCTTTACAGCCACTTAGAACAGAACAGCTACAGGTTGGTAGGAAGGCTCAGTTTCAGAATGCTGTGAAAATGAGCCGGTGGCCACAGCATTTGCTTGTCTCATGGCTATCAAGATATTCTGTAGTTAAAGGTTTCAGGGCTTGCCTACAttcgaaactccaaagcgctgccgcgggagcgttttgaagtgcgagtgtggttgcggcgccagcgctgggagaaagctctcccagcgctgcaggtactccacctccccaaggggattagcttacagcactggggcactgtttacactggggctttacagcgctgtaactggctgcgctcagggggggtgttgtttcacacccctgagcgaagaagttgcagcgctgtaaagcaccagtgtagccaaggcctcagagtgggagccgtgttcgtctgtatcagcaaaaacaacgaggagtccttttCATGggctataatatatattctgcttactgtatttttcacttcatgcatctgaagaagtgggttttagccagggccggctctagaccccagcgcgccaagcgcgcacttggggcggtaTGCCGCCGGGAGGGAGGCaggcggctgcggtggacctcccgcaggcatgcctgcagatgctcccccgaagccgtgggaccagcggaccttccacaggcacgtctgcaggaggtccacccgagccgcgggaccggcgactgccagagcgcctcccgcagcgtgccgccctgcttggggcggcgaaattcctagagccgcccctggttttagcccatgaaagcttatgcccaaatacatttgttaggctctaaggtgccacaaggattcctcattgtttctGTAGTTAAAGGCATTGCAGCTGGGTGATGTGTTGGGGTTTAGTGAGCAGTTTGTAGGGGGACCAGAGTGAAGGCTGAATGCAGAACAGACAATGTTACGGGTAATGGCATTAAAAGACTAGATCACAATGGAGCCATTGTCCAAAAGGTTTAGATGGTGAAAGTGGGGCAGTGATTGGGACCGTGTCTAACCAGTTGTGATTGAGCTACTGTGCAATTTACAGGAACATACAGCTATGTTGTAGCCTAAACACATGTAACTAACTAATGTAATGAACTTGCCATGCAAATAAAGGAGCCTACAGGAAACCATGTCTTCTAGTGTATAGAGTTAACGTACCCTGTGCACTCCCCGGCTGGCTAGCCAGCTGGGGCACCTTGGCAGATGCGTTGGgaaaaaatttggggcaccagtGGAGATGAGTGCTGTTCTGTATCTCCAGGGGTTGTTGACTACATCCCCGCTATTCACCTCCATCCCTCTGGACCTTTGGGTGGGTCATGTACTGCTACAACTGGTATTTTCTTTTCCAGCCAAACACAAGCTGGTGTTTAGCAGAGTGCAAATGGGTCAAAGATGCATCAAGGGGGCTGCTGTGCTGACGGTGGGACTGAGGGATGAGTGTCACCTATTCAGGGATACCGCTGGGGAAGGGGTCACAGCCAATTAAAATCCAAATGATAGATTCTCCCTTCTGCCCTAGTGCAGACCCCAGGAGCTGTCTGTGGACCTTCCACTTAACAGGCTTATGGACAGGGAGTCTAGTTTTCAGTGATAAACCCCCCAGAattctcctatttaaaaaaaatataaaaatccgTACTTTTCTGTGCTTACAATGAAacgccctgggcagcggggctcctGCTGTCACTTCACTAAAATTTAAttaatagtttttatttttttttaaatgtaaaaactagagattgttttaaaaacaaacaaacaaaccaaacttCATGTTTTTCCAAGGCAAATGGATTTCTAGAATCCCTGCTTATTACCTCCTTGTGACTCAGAACCCAgggcagctgggcagggggtCTGATGGCTGCTTTTGGCTTTTCTAG
This window contains:
- the MPZL2 gene encoding myelin protein zero-like protein 2; translation: MDLPPPVHGPSWMGAVLFLGGQLLALWPVAAVEVHTSREVEALNGTNVRLKCTFTSSSPVSQRVTVTWNFRPQGMNSPESVLYYYEEPYPPTSGRFKERVTWDGNIDRNDASIVVWNLNPTDNGTFTCQVKNPPDVDGTIGEIQLRVVQQVHFSEIHILALVIGSACALMIIVVIMVVVWRHYRNRRGQEKSIEMVETELTEKEKLKSTEEKVAVPLED